From one Caldithrix abyssi DSM 13497 genomic stretch:
- a CDS encoding DUF2231 domain-containing protein, translated as MNLIPEWMSNVHPLIVHFPIALLVIAVLTDFIAIILKRFGWLKPAALWLYVLGALGTIGAYFSGKQAADVVNIPPQAYSVISVHADLALYTMLFFSIYAALRLFFARKKWDQKLVFSLVLFVVAAGGLGLVQQTAERGGELVFRFGVGANALVTVDEKPAQKQKGAANIEVEENGSWFWQANEKAALQFRQNFQLIKGRWDDLILQGAQTENNQSALNIQINTKKTVVFAFGPKLKNVQVSAQVRLADFNGRFLLAHHILQPNTYDFLAIENKTVRLGRLEKGKEKIFDTGALELTPELTLKVVSSKGHYRGYVNGRLIVHGHGSDLKSGQTGFALLGSGQLQIKSIKVVSLDEGPPMMHMEMQNMPQEKKSSGHGHQKMNQDY; from the coding sequence ATGAATCTTATTCCTGAATGGATGTCTAATGTACATCCCTTAATTGTTCACTTCCCCATTGCGCTTTTGGTCATTGCGGTATTGACCGATTTTATTGCCATAATTCTAAAGCGCTTTGGCTGGCTTAAACCGGCAGCCTTGTGGTTGTACGTGTTAGGCGCGTTAGGGACCATTGGCGCCTATTTTTCAGGAAAACAAGCCGCCGATGTGGTCAATATTCCTCCTCAGGCCTATTCGGTGATTAGTGTACATGCCGATCTGGCGTTGTACACCATGTTGTTTTTTAGCATTTACGCTGCACTGCGTCTGTTTTTTGCCAGGAAAAAATGGGATCAAAAATTGGTTTTTAGCCTGGTTTTATTTGTGGTGGCGGCTGGCGGCCTGGGGCTTGTACAGCAAACGGCTGAACGGGGCGGTGAGCTGGTGTTCCGATTTGGAGTTGGCGCCAATGCTCTCGTAACGGTTGATGAAAAACCAGCTCAAAAACAGAAAGGCGCGGCTAACATCGAAGTTGAAGAAAACGGTTCGTGGTTCTGGCAGGCTAATGAGAAGGCCGCTTTACAATTCCGCCAAAATTTTCAATTAATTAAAGGACGTTGGGATGACCTTATTTTACAGGGCGCTCAAACGGAAAACAATCAATCCGCATTAAACATTCAGATTAACACTAAAAAAACAGTTGTTTTTGCCTTTGGGCCAAAATTAAAAAACGTCCAGGTTTCGGCTCAGGTGCGCCTTGCTGATTTTAACGGGCGGTTTTTGTTGGCGCATCATATTTTACAGCCCAACACCTATGATTTTTTAGCCATTGAAAATAAAACCGTGCGCCTGGGACGACTTGAAAAAGGCAAAGAGAAAATTTTTGACACAGGCGCCCTGGAATTAACTCCGGAATTAACGCTAAAAGTAGTAAGCAGCAAAGGGCATTACCGGGGCTACGTAAATGGACGGTTAATCGTCCATGGACATGGTTCTGACCTAAAATCGGGACAGACAGGCTTTGCGCTTTTAGGTTCCGGACAATTACAAATAAAATCCATTAAAGTGGTATCCCTGGACGAAGGACCGCCCATGATGCACATGGAAATGCAAAATATGCCACAGGAGAAAAAGTCAAGTGGGCATGGGCATCAAAAAATGAACCAGGACTATTAA
- a CDS encoding VIT1/CCC1 transporter family protein, with the protein MISEATKKLILQFQKIEITEYHIYKVLARKAKGKNKEVLNKIAEDELRHSEFWAKYTGVKIKPSRFTILKYLMIEKILGLTFTIKMMEKGEEQAEKNYQAILAEIPEAQQIINEENEHEKMLVEMIDERKIEYIGSMVLGLNDALVELTGALAGLSLALQSTRLIGLAGMITGVAASLSMAASEYLSKKSEAGDQNPLVASFYTGVAYVFTVTLLVGPFFFYTHYLVAMANTLVFVVLIIWFFSFFVSVVKELDFKRIFVEMMVISLGVAAVSFLIGLVARHFLGIDVG; encoded by the coding sequence ATGATTTCTGAGGCGACTAAAAAACTAATTTTGCAATTTCAAAAGATAGAAATTACAGAATACCATATTTACAAGGTACTTGCCCGCAAGGCAAAAGGAAAAAACAAAGAGGTTTTAAATAAAATAGCCGAGGACGAACTGCGGCATAGTGAATTCTGGGCTAAATATACGGGCGTAAAAATAAAGCCCAGCCGCTTCACGATTTTAAAGTATTTGATGATCGAAAAGATACTTGGCTTAACATTCACCATCAAAATGATGGAGAAGGGTGAAGAGCAGGCAGAAAAGAATTATCAAGCCATTCTTGCCGAAATACCAGAAGCGCAACAGATCATTAATGAGGAAAATGAGCATGAGAAAATGCTGGTTGAGATGATTGATGAGCGAAAGATTGAATACATCGGCTCCATGGTGTTGGGCTTAAATGATGCTCTGGTAGAATTGACGGGGGCTCTGGCCGGATTGAGCCTGGCTTTGCAGTCAACCAGACTCATCGGACTTGCCGGAATGATTACAGGGGTGGCCGCTTCGCTTTCCATGGCGGCTTCGGAATATCTTTCAAAAAAATCGGAGGCCGGCGATCAAAATCCTCTCGTCGCTTCATTTTACACAGGCGTTGCCTATGTTTTTACCGTTACTTTACTGGTCGGCCCTTTTTTCTTTTACACGCATTATCTGGTGGCCATGGCCAACACACTGGTTTTTGTCGTTTTGATAATCTGGTTTTTCTCCTTTTTTGTTTCGGTGGTCAAAGAGCTGGACTTTAAACGAATTTTTGTTGAGATGATGGTGATCAGCCTGGGAGTCGCTGCGGTTTCTTTTTTGATCGGGTTGGTGGCCCGTCATTTTCTGGGCATTGATGTGGGGTGA
- a CDS encoding WD40/YVTN/BNR-like repeat-containing protein — MTIRCLIVLFFLPVLVYSQDYPQNPIPFTPVEKRLTGFEQRQALKRNSLVKNVPFRNIGPSVQSGRVVDIEANPQNPKEFYVAYASGGLWHTTTSGIDFKPLFDRQPVMTIGDIAVDWRHGRRIWVGTGESNSSRSSYSGTGIYLSEDGGKTWQHMGLGETHHVGRIVLHPDNPQVVWVAAVGHLYSPNEQRGIYKSSNGGKSWKHVLYVNENTGGIDLVIDAHNPDVLYAAMWERTRRAWNFWEGGEGSGIYKSVDGGETWQLISGEKSGFPHGTHVGRIGLAVFPQNTQILYALVDNQKRREKEEEPAITRALLRTISVEDFLKLDPDELNAFLDRYHFPHEFNADTLFHLVRQKKIKPLTLVEYVEDANAELFETPVIGPEVYRSVDGGKSWQRTHDDYLDKVYYAFGYYFGNIRVSPTDANRIYILGVPLLLSEDGGQTFHSLNHENVHVDHHALWIDPQNAQHLIAGNDGGINISFDNGRTWFKANHPPVGQFYTVAVDMAKPYNVYGGMQDNGVWVGPSTNRESRAWQQSGHYAFRSIMGGDGMQIEIDTRDNETVYTGYQFGNYFRIDRQSGKPKRITPKHKLGERPLRFNWQTPIHLSVHNQDILYIGAQRVYRSMDRGEHWTPISGDLTLGGRKGDVPYGTLTTIDESPLKFGLIYVGSDDGLIHVTQDGGAHWQRISDGLPQNYWVSRVVASEHKESRCFAALNGYRWDNFAALLYRSEDFGKTWKQIGLNLPPEAINVVKEDPFNENLVYVGTDHGLYVSLDGGVRFMAFAKGLVDAPVHDLVVHPREHDLVVGTHGRSIFIGNMREVAQLTPEVLARELHLFPLKNHKEQPHAGNRDYSWKIIKGDSLKIAFYCKQAGKTKIWLAGEKDFKLAEWQLNSAAGLNFLFYDFSVEPETFKKYVSGLPEDNPKNKKLKPRDNGKFYLRAGTYTIIIEHNGEKASGTFKIEALPKKERKEKKKTP; from the coding sequence ATGACTATTCGTTGCTTAATCGTTTTATTTTTCCTGCCTGTGTTGGTTTACAGCCAGGATTACCCGCAAAATCCCATACCTTTTACACCGGTGGAAAAGCGCCTGACAGGGTTTGAGCAACGCCAGGCGTTAAAGCGTAACTCTCTGGTTAAAAACGTACCATTCCGCAATATTGGCCCCTCGGTTCAAAGCGGGCGCGTGGTGGATATTGAAGCCAATCCACAAAATCCAAAAGAGTTTTATGTGGCTTACGCTTCGGGCGGTTTGTGGCACACGACCACCAGCGGCATCGACTTTAAACCGCTTTTTGATCGCCAGCCGGTGATGACCATTGGCGATATTGCGGTTGACTGGCGGCATGGCCGGCGCATCTGGGTGGGAACCGGCGAGAGCAATTCCAGCCGTTCATCATATTCCGGTACCGGTATTTATTTGAGCGAAGACGGCGGCAAGACCTGGCAGCACATGGGCCTGGGCGAGACGCATCATGTGGGGCGTATTGTTTTGCATCCCGATAATCCGCAGGTTGTGTGGGTGGCCGCAGTCGGTCATTTGTACTCGCCAAACGAACAACGCGGGATTTACAAATCTTCAAACGGCGGCAAAAGCTGGAAGCATGTTCTTTACGTCAATGAAAACACGGGCGGAATCGATCTGGTCATTGACGCGCACAATCCGGACGTTTTATATGCCGCCATGTGGGAGCGCACGCGTCGCGCCTGGAACTTCTGGGAAGGCGGAGAAGGCTCTGGTATTTATAAAAGCGTAGATGGCGGCGAAACGTGGCAACTGATCAGCGGCGAAAAAAGCGGATTTCCCCATGGAACGCATGTCGGCCGTATCGGTCTGGCTGTTTTTCCACAAAACACACAAATACTTTATGCGCTGGTAGATAACCAAAAGCGCAGGGAAAAAGAAGAAGAGCCGGCGATAACCAGGGCTCTGCTGCGCACGATTTCGGTGGAAGATTTTTTAAAGCTCGATCCTGATGAATTGAACGCTTTTCTGGATCGCTACCATTTCCCCCATGAATTTAACGCAGACACCCTTTTTCATTTGGTGCGCCAAAAGAAGATCAAACCGTTGACCCTGGTAGAGTATGTGGAAGACGCCAATGCAGAGTTATTTGAGACGCCGGTCATCGGGCCGGAGGTGTATCGCTCCGTGGACGGCGGAAAAAGCTGGCAGCGCACTCATGACGATTATTTGGACAAGGTTTATTATGCCTTTGGCTACTATTTTGGCAATATTCGCGTATCGCCAACAGATGCCAATCGTATTTATATTCTTGGCGTTCCGCTGTTGTTGTCGGAAGATGGCGGCCAAACCTTTCATTCACTAAATCATGAAAATGTTCATGTGGATCATCATGCGTTGTGGATCGATCCGCAGAATGCACAGCATTTAATTGCTGGCAACGACGGCGGAATTAATATTAGTTTTGATAACGGGCGGACATGGTTTAAAGCCAACCATCCGCCGGTGGGACAATTTTACACGGTGGCCGTGGACATGGCCAAGCCGTACAATGTTTACGGGGGCATGCAGGATAACGGCGTTTGGGTGGGGCCTTCCACAAATCGCGAGTCGCGCGCCTGGCAACAAAGCGGTCACTATGCCTTTCGGTCGATTATGGGCGGAGACGGGATGCAGATTGAGATTGACACGCGGGACAATGAAACGGTGTACACCGGTTATCAGTTTGGCAATTATTTTCGCATCGACCGCCAGAGCGGGAAGCCAAAACGCATTACGCCCAAACACAAGCTGGGTGAACGGCCTTTACGCTTTAACTGGCAAACGCCCATTCATCTTTCTGTGCATAATCAGGACATTTTGTACATCGGGGCGCAAAGAGTTTACCGCAGCATGGACCGCGGAGAACACTGGACGCCCATCTCCGGCGACTTAACCCTGGGCGGCCGGAAGGGGGATGTGCCTTACGGTACCTTAACGACCATTGACGAATCCCCTTTAAAATTCGGTTTGATTTACGTGGGAAGCGACGATGGCTTAATTCATGTTACGCAGGACGGCGGCGCGCACTGGCAGCGTATTTCTGACGGCCTGCCGCAAAATTACTGGGTCAGTCGGGTGGTGGCTTCTGAACATAAGGAGAGCCGTTGCTTTGCAGCGCTGAACGGCTATCGTTGGGATAATTTTGCAGCGCTGCTGTATCGCTCGGAAGATTTCGGAAAAACATGGAAGCAAATCGGCCTTAACCTGCCCCCGGAAGCGATAAACGTGGTCAAAGAAGATCCGTTTAACGAGAACCTTGTTTATGTGGGAACGGATCACGGATTGTACGTTTCGCTGGATGGCGGCGTTCGCTTTATGGCCTTTGCAAAGGGGCTGGTGGACGCGCCGGTTCACGACCTGGTGGTGCATCCGCGCGAACACGACCTGGTCGTGGGAACGCACGGCCGTTCCATTTTTATTGGAAACATGCGTGAAGTGGCTCAGCTGACGCCGGAAGTTCTGGCCAGAGAACTCCATCTGTTTCCCTTAAAAAATCATAAAGAACAACCTCATGCCGGAAACCGCGACTACTCATGGAAAATCATCAAAGGCGACTCTTTAAAAATCGCTTTTTATTGCAAACAGGCTGGCAAAACAAAAATCTGGCTTGCAGGCGAAAAAGATTTTAAACTGGCAGAGTGGCAGTTGAACAGTGCGGCCGGATTGAATTTTCTTTTTTATGATTTTTCCGTTGAGCCGGAGACTTTCAAAAAATACGTTTCCGGTTTACCCGAAGACAATCCAAAAAATAAAAAACTGAAGCCGCGCGACAATGGCAAATTTTATCTGCGGGCAGGAACGTACACCATTATCATTGAGCATAATGGCGAAAAGGCGTCCGGTACATTCAAAATAGAAGCCCTGCCCAAAAAAGAGCGAAAGGAGAAAAAGAAAACCCCATAA
- a CDS encoding multicopper oxidase family protein: MNRRKFLGYTAIGLGAGIGGLTLWNPFKEGRSVSAQAITNNNFVPDVEIALTAQPGEVSIFSGKLTQVQHYTARVLKGPSSVVQTLENTYLGPILRLKTGQNVRVRFTNQIDQETIVHWHGLHVPEQADGHPRYVIDKGETYVYEFTVANRAGTYWFHPHPHGRTGPQVYSGLAGLFIVQDDEEQAANLPTGAYDIPLIIQDRTFDANNQLVYLSGGMMQRMNGFLGNRILVNGQPDPVFKVASNVYRLRLLNGSNSRIYKIAWSDGSPLTIIGTDGGLLEKPLNRPYVMLGPAERIELWADFSNYTPNSSVKLVSLPFDGAGGMGMMGGMMGRRRQGQSLPNGSGFDLARFDIVKKETPALTLPIVLSKIEPVDIRAAVNANNPRTFTFAMGMGSATINGRTFEMTRVASDEVVKLNTSEVWRLVNGGGGGMGMMGGMMQMPHPVHVHGLQFRVLERTPGAGWQSMKDGFVDEGWKDTVLLMPGMQAKILLRFVDFSGLYLYHCHNLEHEDMGMMRNYLIEA; the protein is encoded by the coding sequence ATGAATCGTCGAAAATTTTTAGGCTACACAGCCATTGGATTGGGCGCAGGAATAGGCGGGCTAACTTTGTGGAATCCGTTTAAAGAGGGACGTTCGGTTTCTGCTCAAGCTATTACCAATAATAATTTTGTCCCCGATGTAGAAATTGCATTAACTGCGCAACCTGGAGAAGTTTCTATCTTCTCCGGAAAACTAACGCAAGTTCAGCATTACACCGCCCGGGTCTTAAAAGGACCTTCAAGCGTTGTGCAAACTCTGGAGAATACCTATTTAGGCCCGATTCTCCGCCTGAAAACAGGACAAAATGTACGCGTGCGTTTTACCAATCAAATTGATCAGGAAACCATTGTACATTGGCATGGATTACACGTTCCGGAACAGGCCGACGGTCATCCTCGTTACGTCATTGATAAAGGCGAAACATACGTGTATGAGTTTACCGTTGCCAATCGAGCCGGTACGTACTGGTTCCATCCCCATCCACATGGCCGCACCGGCCCTCAGGTGTATTCAGGCCTGGCCGGTCTGTTCATTGTTCAGGATGATGAAGAACAGGCCGCCAATCTGCCCACAGGCGCTTACGATATTCCACTGATTATTCAAGACCGTACCTTTGATGCCAACAACCAGTTGGTTTACCTGAGCGGGGGTATGATGCAACGCATGAACGGTTTTTTGGGGAATCGTATTTTGGTTAACGGCCAACCGGATCCTGTTTTTAAAGTGGCGTCTAATGTGTACCGCTTGCGTCTTTTAAATGGTTCGAATTCACGCATTTACAAAATCGCCTGGAGCGATGGCAGCCCGTTAACCATTATTGGCACTGATGGCGGCCTGCTGGAAAAACCGTTGAATCGTCCTTACGTAATGCTTGGCCCGGCTGAACGCATTGAACTGTGGGCCGATTTTAGCAATTACACGCCAAACAGCTCAGTTAAGCTGGTAAGCCTGCCTTTTGATGGTGCTGGCGGTATGGGTATGATGGGCGGCATGATGGGCAGACGACGTCAAGGTCAGTCCTTGCCCAATGGTAGCGGTTTTGATCTGGCTCGTTTTGACATTGTAAAAAAAGAAACGCCTGCTTTAACCTTGCCCATAGTCCTTTCTAAAATAGAGCCCGTAGATATCCGTGCGGCTGTTAATGCGAACAATCCCAGAACCTTTACCTTTGCCATGGGCATGGGGAGCGCTACGATTAATGGACGTACCTTTGAAATGACGCGCGTGGCCAGCGATGAGGTGGTTAAATTAAATACCAGCGAAGTGTGGCGGTTGGTTAACGGAGGTGGCGGCGGTATGGGCATGATGGGCGGTATGATGCAAATGCCGCATCCGGTTCATGTGCATGGCTTGCAGTTTCGTGTTCTGGAACGGACGCCTGGCGCCGGTTGGCAATCCATGAAGGATGGATTTGTGGATGAAGGCTGGAAAGACACGGTTTTGTTAATGCCTGGAATGCAGGCCAAAATTTTACTGCGCTTCGTAGATTTTAGCGGATTGTACCTGTACCATTGCCACAATTTAGAACATGAAGACATGGGCATGATGCGCAATTACCTTATCGAAGCATAA
- a CDS encoding alpha/beta hydrolase family protein, protein MQKALYLLITLLLLVSPSLAGEKRAITFEDFFTLKRMHSVTVSPDGQQVAFCLTTPNIEENSFKTDIFLYDLKAGELRQITRAASSSSHPVWTPDGKTLYFNRSGQIWKISLQGGEAQQVTDFVAGAANAVISPDGKKMMFSAEVYPECETFECLKQKIDSVKNSKVKARVIDQLFYRHWNRWLEGKRSHVFLATIEGEVLKDITPGDYDTPPLDLGGQHDYVFSPDGKEICFVRNTDSIVAASTNNDLFIYDIVSGETVRLTKNKGNDNNPTYSPDGRYLAYLSMERPGFEADRRRIMLFDRKKRTTRELTAGFPYSVSSIFWRNNKELFFTCGEHGAYSIYRVDIKKGRIRPVLKGHTVSDVQLAGKNTLIFREQNEAMPYELFKFDLKKKKRQQLTFVNKAVLDQLELPRLEEFVFIGAKGDSVHGYILRPPFFEEGKTYPAIELIHGGPQGAWEREFHFRWNYQMFAAPGYVVFAINFHGSSGYGQEFTDAVSKDWGGAPYEDILTGTEWVFDNYPFIDRNRVGAAGASYGGFMINWIAGDKHPFKCFVSHDGVFEQVSMYGATEELWFPEWEFNGTPWDEGSLYQKWNPASPERVRRFQTPMLIVHGEHDYRVPYTQGLQIFTALQRQGIESRLLFFPDEDHFVTRPQNARLWWQTVHNWFARFLK, encoded by the coding sequence ATGCAAAAAGCGCTGTACCTTTTAATTACTTTGTTATTGCTTGTTTCCCCTTCGCTGGCAGGGGAAAAACGAGCCATTACCTTTGAAGATTTTTTTACCTTAAAACGCATGCATTCGGTTACGGTCAGTCCCGACGGGCAGCAGGTAGCCTTTTGTTTAACCACGCCGAACATAGAAGAGAATTCGTTTAAGACGGATATTTTTCTTTACGATTTAAAAGCAGGAGAACTGCGCCAGATAACGCGCGCTGCGTCATCGAGCTCCCACCCTGTGTGGACGCCGGATGGAAAAACGCTTTATTTCAATCGTTCAGGGCAGATCTGGAAAATCAGCCTGCAGGGCGGAGAGGCGCAACAGGTAACCGATTTTGTGGCCGGGGCGGCCAATGCGGTAATCAGTCCCGATGGAAAAAAAATGATGTTCAGCGCAGAAGTGTATCCGGAATGCGAAACGTTTGAATGTTTAAAGCAAAAAATCGATTCGGTGAAAAACAGCAAAGTTAAAGCGCGCGTTATTGATCAATTGTTCTATCGGCACTGGAATCGCTGGCTGGAGGGCAAACGGTCGCACGTTTTTCTGGCTACGATTGAGGGGGAGGTGCTAAAAGACATAACGCCTGGCGATTACGATACGCCGCCATTGGACCTTGGCGGGCAGCACGATTATGTTTTTTCGCCGGACGGAAAAGAGATTTGTTTTGTACGAAACACGGATTCTATTGTAGCGGCAAGCACCAACAATGATTTGTTTATTTACGATATTGTCAGCGGCGAGACGGTTCGGCTTACCAAAAACAAAGGAAACGACAATAATCCGACCTACTCTCCTGACGGGCGTTATCTGGCTTATCTTTCCATGGAGCGTCCCGGGTTTGAAGCCGATCGACGCCGCATAATGCTTTTTGACCGAAAGAAGAGGACAACCCGGGAGTTAACCGCAGGTTTCCCTTATTCGGTTAGCTCCATTTTCTGGCGAAACAACAAGGAGCTGTTTTTTACCTGCGGCGAGCACGGCGCTTACAGTATTTACAGAGTGGATATTAAAAAAGGCAGAATTCGACCGGTGCTAAAAGGGCACACGGTTTCCGACGTGCAGTTGGCCGGTAAAAATACGTTGATATTCCGGGAACAAAATGAGGCTATGCCGTATGAGCTTTTTAAATTTGATTTGAAAAAGAAGAAACGCCAGCAATTGACGTTTGTTAACAAAGCAGTGTTAGATCAGCTTGAATTGCCGCGGCTGGAAGAATTTGTGTTTATTGGCGCGAAAGGCGACAGCGTTCATGGGTACATTTTACGACCGCCTTTTTTTGAAGAGGGCAAAACGTATCCGGCCATTGAACTGATCCACGGCGGGCCGCAGGGGGCATGGGAGCGAGAATTCCATTTTCGCTGGAATTATCAGATGTTTGCCGCGCCCGGCTATGTGGTTTTTGCCATTAATTTTCACGGCAGCAGTGGTTATGGTCAGGAGTTTACCGATGCCGTTTCTAAAGACTGGGGCGGGGCGCCCTATGAGGATATTTTAACAGGAACGGAGTGGGTTTTTGACAACTATCCTTTTATTGACCGCAATCGTGTGGGCGCAGCGGGCGCATCTTACGGCGGTTTTATGATTAACTGGATTGCAGGAGATAAGCATCCGTTTAAGTGTTTTGTGTCGCACGATGGGGTTTTTGAACAGGTGAGTATGTATGGCGCCACCGAAGAGCTGTGGTTTCCGGAGTGGGAGTTTAACGGCACGCCCTGGGATGAAGGATCGCTGTACCAGAAGTGGAATCCTGCCAGTCCCGAACGCGTGCGTCGCTTTCAAACGCCCATGCTTATTGTGCACGGCGAACATGACTACCGCGTGCCTTACACCCAGGGGCTGCAAATTTTTACGGCTCTGCAGCGCCAGGGGATTGAATCGCGTCTTTTGTTCTTCCCGGACGAAGACCATTTTGTAACCAGGCCCCAAAATGCGCGGCTGTGGTGGCAAACGGTTCACAACTGGTTTGCCAGGTTTTTAAAGTGA
- a CDS encoding multicopper oxidase family protein — translation MKRRDFMQTSTVLTAAALLPAHLLSKTVIAANAQKFPAALTPKMDGDVKEFRLFIDIHIQEIVPGFKIHTLAFNNQVPGPEIRVKRGDKVRVIFKNNTELNHTIHWHGMHVPWRMDGVPYVTQMPVMPGQEFVYEFTAEPQGTHFYHCHWGTLLHMQAGMYGSLIVEEDDDPIQKQFPYEREYTLIYSAHDVNFLREEMNSMLERMKERMILMKSGRFNKERFAVFDTKDEFVEAVKKGYQPPYVVNRRAPDELPQPNWFTVNGKSYPMTPNLYIKQGENIRVRLINAGTEEHYLHLHGHDFWQVADDGLPVPQPWQRNTLRLSPGKTIDIIIEGKNRGIWTFHDHDTRRVTNNGLYPGGNLLALVYEDLPVKETELNMMAKKMGLKSLPIVALDE, via the coding sequence ATGAAACGAAGAGATTTTATGCAAACCTCAACGGTGCTAACAGCCGCAGCTCTATTACCTGCACATTTGTTAAGCAAAACAGTAATAGCGGCTAATGCACAAAAATTCCCGGCGGCGCTTACGCCGAAAATGGATGGCGATGTCAAAGAGTTCCGCTTATTTATTGACATCCACATTCAAGAAATTGTGCCAGGATTTAAAATCCATACTCTGGCTTTCAACAATCAGGTTCCCGGGCCTGAAATACGCGTTAAACGGGGTGATAAGGTGCGCGTTATTTTTAAAAATAACACCGAGCTAAACCATACCATTCACTGGCATGGCATGCATGTCCCCTGGCGAATGGACGGGGTGCCTTATGTGACCCAGATGCCGGTGATGCCCGGGCAAGAATTTGTGTACGAATTTACTGCGGAACCGCAGGGCACGCATTTTTATCATTGCCACTGGGGTACGCTTTTGCACATGCAAGCAGGCATGTATGGGAGCTTAATTGTCGAAGAAGACGACGATCCAATCCAGAAGCAATTTCCTTACGAGCGGGAATACACCTTAATTTACTCCGCGCATGATGTGAATTTTTTACGAGAAGAGATGAACAGTATGTTGGAACGCATGAAAGAACGAATGATTTTAATGAAAAGCGGGCGTTTTAATAAAGAACGGTTTGCCGTTTTTGACACCAAAGATGAATTTGTGGAAGCCGTAAAAAAAGGCTATCAGCCGCCATACGTGGTTAATCGCCGGGCTCCGGATGAATTGCCACAACCCAATTGGTTTACGGTTAATGGAAAATCGTATCCCATGACGCCCAACCTTTACATTAAACAGGGCGAAAACATTCGCGTACGCCTGATTAATGCCGGTACCGAAGAGCATTATTTGCATTTACATGGGCATGACTTCTGGCAGGTGGCCGATGACGGATTGCCGGTGCCTCAACCCTGGCAACGGAATACGTTGCGATTGAGCCCGGGCAAAACCATTGACATCATCATCGAAGGGAAAAACCGCGGCATCTGGACTTTTCATGATCATGATACGCGCCGCGTTACCAACAACGGATTGTATCCCGGTGGTAACTTGTTGGCTTTGGTGTACGAAGATTTGCCCGTAAAAGAAACGGAACTGAACATGATGGCCAAAAAGATGGGCTTGAAAAGCTTGCCCATTGTGGCTCTGGATGAGTAA
- a CDS encoding class I SAM-dependent methyltransferase produces MAPNTERIKKRYNRVAVVFDLLEKPMEKFTSSWRREIIKEVYGKVLEVGVGTGKNIPYYAPDVEVVAIDFSKKMLEKARAKYQHIFPDVTFIEMDVQQLDFSDNSFDCVVTSCVFCSVPLPVLGLKEIRRVLKPGGKLVMLEHVRSQKKLVGPLMDILNPIPLFLYGANINRRTVANLRQAGFKQITETNLWADIFKKIVAVNGK; encoded by the coding sequence ATGGCCCCCAATACCGAGCGCATTAAAAAACGTTACAATCGTGTGGCGGTTGTATTTGATTTACTGGAAAAACCAATGGAAAAATTCACTTCTTCCTGGCGCAGAGAAATCATAAAAGAAGTTTACGGTAAGGTTTTAGAGGTTGGCGTAGGAACCGGTAAAAATATCCCTTACTACGCGCCAGATGTTGAGGTCGTGGCTATTGATTTCAGTAAAAAAATGTTGGAAAAAGCGCGCGCTAAATACCAGCATATTTTCCCTGATGTTACTTTTATTGAGATGGATGTACAGCAATTAGACTTTTCGGACAATAGTTTTGATTGTGTTGTAACCAGTTGTGTTTTTTGTTCGGTTCCTCTTCCGGTTTTGGGGCTAAAAGAAATTCGTCGTGTGCTTAAGCCGGGCGGTAAGCTGGTTATGTTGGAGCATGTGCGTAGTCAAAAAAAATTGGTAGGGCCTTTAATGGATATTCTTAACCCCATTCCCTTATTTTTGTATGGGGCAAATATTAATCGCCGTACAGTGGCCAATTTAAGGCAGGCCGGATTTAAGCAAATTACGGAGACCAATCTCTGGGCCGATATTTTTAAAAAAATAGTTGCAGTAAATGGTAAGTAA
- a CDS encoding DUF302 domain-containing protein — MSYYYAKTVDGDFESIVEKVHAELQKEGFGVLADIDIQGALKKKLGVDFRKYRILGACNPPFALKALESEDKIGTMLPCNVVVQETGDGQVEVAAVNPVQSMIGVGNDDLLDIAKQIGEKLQRVIQAL, encoded by the coding sequence ATGAGTTACTATTATGCAAAAACAGTCGATGGCGATTTTGAATCTATCGTAGAAAAAGTTCATGCCGAGTTACAAAAAGAGGGCTTTGGCGTGCTGGCGGATATCGATATTCAGGGGGCATTAAAGAAAAAGTTAGGCGTCGATTTTCGCAAATATCGTATTCTGGGCGCCTGCAATCCGCCCTTTGCCTTAAAGGCCCTGGAATCCGAAGATAAAATTGGCACCATGCTGCCCTGTAACGTGGTTGTGCAGGAGACCGGTGATGGTCAGGTTGAAGTGGCGGCGGTTAATCCGGTACAATCCATGATTGGCGTGGGTAACGACGACTTGCTGGACATTGCTAAACAGATTGGCGAAAAACTGCAACGCGTCATTCAAGCGCTCTAA